A stretch of DNA from Granulicella pectinivorans:
GTTTGCTCCTGCTCCTGCATCTGATGGAATGAGAGCAGCGAGGAAACTCATGGCGAATGCAGGACAGGGATTGGTGCGGAAGCGTGTGGTGGTACTGGGTGGCGGTTTTGGCGGTATCAACGCGGCGATGGGGCTTGCGCATATGCCCATCGACGTGACGCTGGTGGACCGGAAGAACCATCACACGTTTCAGCCGTTGCTGTACCAGGTGGCGCTGGCGGTGTTGTCGCCGGCCGATATCGCCCAGCCGATCCGGTCGATTCTGCGCGAGCACAAGAACATCGACGTGCTGATGGACGAGGCCGTCGGTTTCGACGTCGCCGACCGCAGGGTGAAGCTGAAGTCGGGCTCGGAGCTCGAGTACGACTACCTGATCGTCGCGACGGGCTCGACGCACTCCTACTTCGGCAACGATGAGTGGGCGAAGCTGGCTCCCGGGTTGAAGACGGTGGAAGATGCCACGGAGATTCGGCGGCGCGTGCTGCTGGCGTTCGAGCTGGCGGAGCGACAGATGCTGGAGACTGGCAAGCACCCGGGCCTGAACTTCGTGGTGGTGGGCGGCGGTCCCACGGGCGTGGAGCTTGCCGGTGCGATCTCGGATATCTCGAAGCTGTACATGAAGAAGGACTTCCGGCACATCAATCCATCGACCGCGAAGGTAATGATTGTGGAGGGGTCGCCAAAGCTGCTGGCGGCGTATCCGCCGGACCTGCAGGCGGCTGCCCAAAGGCAGTTGGCGGAGCTCGGCGTTGAGGTCAGGCTGGGGGTGCATGTCACCGATATCCAGCCGGGCTACGTGATCGCAAACGGCGAAAAGATCGACTCTGTCTGCACGCTGTGGGCGGCAGGTGTGCAAGCGTCACCGCTGGGCAAGCTGCTTGGTTTCGAGACGGACCGCAAGGGCTGCGTGCTGGTGGACAAGTACCTGAACCCGCCGGGGCATCCGGAGATCTATATTTGCGGCGACCTTGCGCACGTCGAGCAGGACGGCAAGCAGGTCCCTGGCGTCGCTCAGCCGGCCATGCAGATGGGCGCGTACGCGGCAAAGCGGATCGGCAAGATGCTCGCGGAGGAGCGCGGGTCCGACGGTCCGAGGAAGGATCCCGGCTTCCGCTACTTCGACAAGGGCGATATGGCGACGATCGGGCGCAAGGCTGCCGTGGCCAAGATCGAGTGGCCGTTCAAGGCGCACTGGAGCGGCTTTCCCGCCTGGATGACCTGGCTGGTGGTCCACGTCTTCTTCCTCATCGGCTTCCGCAACCGCCTGAGTGTCTTTCGCCAGTGGGCGTGGACCTACGTGACCTTCAGTGACGGTGCTCGCCTGATCACGGGCTCGCAGGAGCTTCCCGGGTGGGAGGTGCAGGAGGGTGTGGCCGAGATGCTGCCTGTGTCGGCCAAGCCTCTGGATCTGGGGTCGCCGAAGAGCAACTAAGACAGAAGCGTTTAGTCGCCGATGTCTTCGTGCGTATCGTCGTCGAAGCGGTTTTGGTGCTGGATGGGCCGCGGACCGGCGGCTGGAGAGACCGGCTGGGCTTGCCGCGCGGCGAAGTCGAAGCTTGGCTCGACGTAGGCTTTAGGCCCCTTCATGCCATAGCGCTTGATCTTTTTCTCGCCACGAATCTTGCTGTTCCAGGTGAATCGGCAGGCTCCGCAGGCCCATGGGAAGTAGCCCAGGAAGGGCATGATCTGCTTCTGCACAAAGCCCCTGCGCTTGACGCGGGAGCCGCGCAGTTCACCGCACTTCGGGCATTTGACCTTGAGGTCGGCTTCGGAGGCAGCGTGCGGGAGAATCTGGCCGGAATCGGAGCTCATCGCGGAAGGGAAACCTCGGTACTGATCTCAGGGTAATGATTACTGCAAACCTGAATGTTACGGCAGTAAGCCGTCAAAGGAAAGTGCGGCCGGTTGAAATGCGATGCGCCAGTACCGTGCGCCGAACAATCGGAACGTGTTCTTGCGGGTGGACGGGTACGATGGCAAAGAGGGACCGCCGCCGGTGTATGACTTCAAGAAGTTCGACCAGAGCCAGATGATCGCGGCGAGCAAGTCGCTACGGCATCTTGGCCGCCGCAGCAACTCGATGGAAGAGGCTGCGAACGAGGTTGTGGCCTACCTGTACAAGGCGTTCCTGCAGGAGGGCAAGGGCGAGTCCGCGTGTGCCCTGGTGCGATGTTTCAAAACGGAACGCTACGGCGCGTTGCCGGACGACCTGAAGCAGGCGGCGCGGGCCGGGATGGACGGCGCGGAGCTCGAGCCGTCGATGCCGTGTCTCGTTCTGCTCGCCTCGCGCGGTGTGCGGCCGGAGTGGAACGACCGTCACCGATCAAAGGCCCACAAGGCGATTCCCGCGACGATGATGGCCGAAGCACCCATGATCGCCAGGCTGATTGAGCAGATGGGTCTTGAGGCCGAGAACCTGCAGGAACAGGTTCCGGACAGGCTGGTCGCGCTTGAACGGAGGTCGTTCAACGTCTTCCATGTCATCGAGGCGCGTGGAAGCCGCTTTGTGCCGGCGCAGGAAGAGTTCGTGATTCCCTATGGTGTGCGGTCGGTGATCGGCTTCGGTGGCGTGTTGCCGGGCGGCGAACTCTTTTGTGTGCTGATCTTCTCGACCGTCCGCATCGAGGAAGTCGTCGCGGAGCTCTTCCCGACGCTCGGGCTCGGGGTCAAGATGGCTCTGCTGGGACATGTGGGGCGACGTATCTTCTCCAACTGACGCGTCGCCCCTGCGGTTCGCCCTACGCGATCGCCGCCCCCACCAGGGCCTGCGCCTCGCCTTGAATCTTCTTCAGATGATCCGCCCCGAGAAAGCTCTCGGCGTAGATCTTGTAGACGTCCTCGGTACCGCTGGGCCGCGCCGCGAACCAGCCGTTCTCGGTCGTCACCTTCAGCCCGCCGATCGGCGCATGGTTTCCCGGAGCCTCGGTCAGGATCGAGGTGATCGGCTCCCCGGCCAGCTCCTTTGCGGTCACCTGCGCGGGAGAGAGCTTCGACAGCTTCGCCTTCTGCTCCTTCGTCGCCACCGCGTCGATGCGCTGATAGACCGGCTCGCCATACTTCGCCGTCAGCTCCTGGTAGAGCACGCCCGGATCCTTGCCGGTGCGCGCCGTCATCTCCGCTGCCAGGAGCCCGGGGATGAGGCCGTCCTTATCGGTCGTCCAGACCGCGCCATTCCGCCGCAGGAACGTGGCTCCCGCCGACTCCTCGCCCACGAAGCCGAGCGTGCCGTCGATCAGCCCCTCCACAAACCACTTGAAGCCCACCGGCACCTCCAGCATGGGACGTCCAAGCCCCTTGGCCACGCGGTCGATCATGCTCGAACTCACCAGCGTCTTGCCGATGCCGACTTGCGCGCTCCACTGCGGGCGGTTCGTAAACAGGTACTGGATCGACACCGCGAGATAGTGATTCGGATTCAGCAAGCCGGCGCTCTTCGTCACGATGCCGTGCCGGTCATGGTCGGTGTCGGCGGCAAACGCGACGTCATACTTGTCCTTGTTCGCAATCATGGAGGCCATCGCAAAGGGGCTTGAACAGTCCATGCGCACGCGGCCATCCCAGTCGCAGGTCATGAACCGGAAGGTGGCGTCGACGTTCTTGTTCAGCACCTCGAGGCCCAGGCCATACCGCTCCACGATGCGCGGCCAGTAATACACGCCCGCACCGCCCAGCGGGTCGACTGCCAGCTTCAGCGTCGAGCCGGCCAGCACATCGAAGTCGATGACGGACTTCAGGTCTTCGACATAGGTTGTGATGTAGTCATGCCTGTGTGTCGTCCCAGCCCCCAGCGCCTTGCTGTACGGAACCCGCTTCACGCCCGCCAGCCCTCCAGCGATCAGTTCGTTGGCGCGATTCTCGATCCACTTCGTCGCGGTGGTATCGGCCGGACCGCCCGAGGGAGGGTTGTACTTGAACCCGCCATCCTCGGGAGGATTGTGCGAGGGCGTAATCACGATGCCGTCCGCCAGGTTGATCTTGCGACCGCGGTTGTAGGTCAGGATGGCGTGCGAGAGCGCCGGCGTGGGCGTATAGGCCAGGTCGGTGTCGACCATCGTCTCTACGCCATTGGCCGCGAGCACCTCAAGCGCCGTCGCGAACGCAGGCTCGGAGAGCGCATGCGTATCCTGCGCGAGGAACAGAGGCCCGGTCGTGCCGTCGTCCTTGCGAAACTCGCAGATCGCCTGCGTGATGGCGGCGATGTGGTCCTCGTTGAACGAGGTAGCGAAGGCGCTGCCGCGATGCCCGCTGGTGCCGAACGCGACCTTCTGCGCGGGGATGGAAACATCCGGCTTCAGCGTGTAATAAGCCGTAATCAAACGCGATACGTTCACCAGCGTCTCGGGCAGCGGGTGCTCCCCCGGAGTGTTCTTCACCATGGTCAAATCCTCATGGTCACTATATCTGGTCGCAAATCATCCAACCAGCATGGCTCATCCTGATGTATCCCCGTCGAGTCCGTCTTCGAGGCGGAATCACTCGCTTTCCCGCCCGGCGCGGTACTTCTCGACCCAATCCAGAAACTCCGGCAACGGGAGCGGCTTGCTGACGTAGTATCCCTGGGCAATGTCGCATCCATTCAGACGGAGAAATTCAAGCTGGGTTGCGGTCTCGACTCCTTCAGCGACAACCTTCATCCCAAGCTCATGTCCAATCTCGATCGTCTTCGCAACCATCACGCGATCGCGATCCGTCTCGCTCATATTCTGTACGAAGGACTTGTCGATCTTCAGCTCTGTTGCTGGAATATGGTTGAGCTGCTGCATCATCGAGTACCCCGTGCCAAAGTCGTCGATCGAAAGCTGCACACCCTTTAGCCGCAGACGGGTCAGTACGTCCAGCGTACGTGCGAGCTCCTTGATCAGCCCACTCTCGGTGATCTCCAGAATCACCTGGTTCGATTTGACACCGGACTCCCGAATCAGTGCCGCCATCTTGTCCGGAAAACGCAGGTCGTGCAGCGACGATACCGATACATTCAGCGATAACCTCAGGTTGCTGCCACCCTTCTCCATCAGCTGCTTCAAATCCGTAAGCCCGCGCATCAACACGATCCATCCGAGGGGATCGATCAGTCCTATCTGCTCCATCCTTGGAATAAAGTCGTCCGGAAAGACGATCCCGTGCTTGGGATGTTGCCAACGCACCAGACCCTCCACCCCCTTGACGGCGCCGCTCTTGATGTCAATCTGCGGCTGGTAGTACAGGATGAATTCCTGATTCAGGATCGCGTTCTGAAGTTCCACGTCCGTCATCGCGATCTTCGCCTGCGCGGAGGCTCGGGTGTGTGTATGGATCTTCGCTGCCCCATCCGGCAGCGTTTGTTTCTTCAGCATCGCTTCCAACTCGGTCATGCGGAACGGTTTTTCGAGATGACCGACGACACGCAGTCCGAGTTCGTTCGCCATCTCCTCGGCGGTCTCCATGATGCGCCTTCCCACGCCGCTGATCAGCACGATCCCGGTCTTGCATTGCTGCTCACCCAGCAACCGCAATAGCTCCACTCCGTCGGTCTCCGGCATGACCAGATCGAGCAGGATAAGAGCCGTTTCCGGCGTCAAAGCCTGGAGGAACTCCGGGATCTGTGTCGTTGCAAGGCAGTTCAACCCCACCGCTTCCGCGGTCGCGGAGACGAACTCGCAAATATCGAAATCGTCATCGATGACCAGAATGCTCGGCTTGATCGTCATCGTCTCTCTCACTTTTTAGAGCTTGTCCTGCTCCGAGGTCTTCAAGTCCATCCTCCTCAAACCACTTCCTGGCCCACTGTCTTGTCCATCACGCGACGAATCATTCCCTCAAACTCCGCCCGGTGATACGGCTTCTGCAACAACGGTCCATCAATGAGCGGCATATTCTGCTCTTCCAATGCATCTGCCTGGAAACCCGAGCAGTACACCACCTTCACCGCGGGCATACGCTGCTTCACCTGCTGGGCAAGCTCGACGCCATTCATTCCCCCCGGCATGATGATGTCCGTCACCAGCAGATCCATCTCGCCCGCCTGTTCGATGACTGCGAGCGCACCTGGCCCGTCCTCTGCCTGGTAGGTGGTGTATCCCATGTCTCGCAGGTAGATCGCCGCAATCTCCAGCAGATCCAACTCATCGTCCACCACCAGCACCCTGCCAGCCAGATTCACAGGGTGCTTCTGTTCGACGCGGTGCGGCGTGACCGCATGCCTGTTCTCTGCCAGCGGAAGATACAGCGTCACGGTCGTGCCATACCCCGCCTCACTATAGAGCTTCACCGCGCCGCCGGTCTGCCTGGCGAACCCATAGACCATCGCCAGACCGAGCCCCGTCCCTTTGCCCCTCGGCTTCGTCGTGTAGTACGGCTCGAACGCATGCAGCAGCGTCTCGCGCGACATACCCGTTCCGGTGTCGGTCACTGAAATGCGAGCATAGCGCCCCGCCTTCATCTCCCCCGTCTGCACCGGGAGATAGCTCTCTTCGAGATCGCTGATCTCCGTCGAAACCGTGATGGTTCCTCCATTCGGCATCGCGTCCCGCGCATTCACGATCACGTTGATCAGTGCGCTCTCCAGCGCGCTGGCATCTACGAACACCTGCGCATGGTCATCGCCGAAGTGCGACGTGATGCGGATATGCGGACCGATCACACGCGTCGTCAACTCAAGCGCGTTGCGAATCGAATGGTCCAGAATCAACGCCATCGGCTTCAGGCCCATGTTGCTGGAGAAAGCCAGAAGGCGCCGTGTCAGATCCGCACCCCGGTTCGCTGCCTTCTGAGCGATATGCACACGCTTCAGCGCCGCTTCATCCTGCGCTACCAGGCGCTCGAGAAGATCGAGATTCCCGAAGATGACACCCAGCAGATTGTTGAAGTCATGAGCGACTCCTCCCGTTAGATTCCCAAGCGCCTCCATCTTCTGGCTCTGGTGCAATTGGCGCTCCAGCCGTATCTGCTCGGTCGTATCGCGCGCGATCTTCGATGCCCCGATCAACTTCCCATCTGCGTCCCTGATCGGTGAGATGGTCAGCGAAACATGAATACTCTCGCCGTTCTTTCGTACCCGCACCGTTGCGAAGTGATCGACCGTCTCTCCAAGATGCAGACGCCGCAGAATCTCGTTCTCCTCCTCCTTGCGGTCGTCTGGAAGAAGACGCAGGATCGACTGGCCGATGATCTCTGCGGCTGTGTAACCGAAGATCTTCTCCGCGCCGCGGTTCCAGCTCGTCACAATGCCCTTGTTGTCTTTCCCGACGATGGCATCCTCGGACGATTCCACGATCGCAGCCAGCCACTTCAGCGCCTCATCTTTGGCTCGCCGTTCTCCCACGTCGCGTACCGTGACTATATACCGGATCGGCTTTCCATCATCTCCCGGGACTGGAACCACCGTAGACTCTGCATACAGCAGCGCTCCCGTATCCTTCCGCCGGTAGACGATCTCCTTGTTCTTGACATAGATTCCACGAAACGCCAGACTCATGGGCCGCTCCTCCACGGTCAATTTCCCGCCGGTCGGTGAGTAAGCCACGGAGTTTGCCATCAGGGTCGTCATATCGCTCTTCAAGAGCCCGGTCTGCTCCACCAGCCCGAACATCGTGACGGTTGCCGGGTTGTACTCGATCAGCCTGCCGCTCCGGTCCACCATCAGAACCGCCTCCGCCATATTGTCGAAGACGTTCTGGAGTTGGCTGCGACTCTCTGCCACCAGCCGCGCCTGCCCCTGCAGATGCCGGTCCACCGCCGAAGAGGCAAACACCGAAAGCAGAATGGCAACCGTCACCGTCACAATGCCGGTTACCCCCAGGGTAGAGTCGCTGATGGAGTACCTTAGCCCATTGGAGGAGAGCGTCCCCGGAACGAAGGTCGCCGCTGCCATGCCGATATAGTGCATCCCCGGAATTGCCAGGCCCATCGCGACGGCGCCGCCCACCTTGCGCCACCCCCACTCCGGATCGGCCTTCTTCAACGCGAACGCCAGGCGGAGAGCGACATACGAGATCGCGATCGCCACCACCATCGACAGCAGGACCAGCCCCGGGGCATAGACGATCCTTGCGGGAAGCCGCATGGCACGCATGCCAATGTAGTGCATGGACACAATCCCCAGCCCCATCGCCACGCTGCCGGCCGCCGTCCGAAAGGTTCCCATCGTCTCACGACTCACGACAAAGAGCGCCACGCACGAAGCTAGAATCGCCGCAAGTTGAGACAGCAGCACGGTCGGCCAGTTGTAAAGCATCGGCATCGGGAGGGTGAAGGCCTGCATGCCCACATAGTGCATGGCCCAGATGCCGGTTCCCATCGCCGTGGCTCCACCCAGCAACCATACGACCCGGGTACGGCCACTCACAATCCGGACCCTGCCCCCAAGGTCGAGGGCAGCATAAGCCGCGAGCATCGCAATCAACACGGAGAGTGCTACAAGCCGGTAGTCGTACGTCCCAATGAAAGGCGTTGTCATGCTCGAGTCGCCTCATCCTGCGGCCTGATGATAGCACCTTGTCAAAGTAAACGATCGATTCTTTGATTACATAAACACAAAGTATTGCGGGATTCCGCCTTGCCGTCGAAGGGAGTTCGCCTTTTCCGCCCTTCGCCCAAGGCCCATCTGCCTCCCGGTGTACGATTTCCTCAGCCTCACCTCACCAGGAACAGGGAGTAACATGCGCGTCGGTTTAATGACCAAAGAGTATCCACCCAACGTCTACGGCGGCGCCGGCGTTCACGTCGAGTACCTCTCGCGCGAACTCGCCAAGATCATCGAAGTCGAAGTCCACGCGTGGGGCAAGCAGGACATCTCCACCAAGGCTCTCCGGGTCATCGGCGAGGAGCCATGGGACGCGCTCCAGACCGATGGCAAGTTCAAGGCCGCGCTCGAATCCCTCTCGCTGAATCTTCTGCAGATGACCTCGCTCGGCAAGATCGACATCATCCACACCCACACCTGGTACGTCTCCATGGCCGGTTTCTGGGCCAAGAAGCTCTTCAACATCCCCTTCGTCCTGACGACCCACTCGCTCGAGCCGCTGCGCGCCTGGAAGGCGGAGCAACTCGGCTCCGGCTATGCCATGTCGAGCTGGATGGAGCGCACTGCCATTCTCGACGCCGACGCCATCATCGCCGTCTCGCACGGTACCAAGGCCGATATCCTCAAGGCCTATCCCGAGGTCGACGAGGCCCGCATTCACGTCATCTACAACGGCATCGACCTCGACGAGTACCAGCGCGTATCGGCACCCGAGATCCTGACCAGGCACGGCATCGACCCCACCAAACCCTACGTACTCTTTGTCGGCCGCATCACCCGCCAGAAGGGCGTCACGCATCTGGTCGACGCGATCCAGTACCTGCCGGAAGGCACCCAGGTCGTCCTCTGTGCCGGCGCGCCCGACACCCCGGAGATCGCCGCTGAGATGCGCGCCAAGGTCGAAGAGGCCCGCAAACAAAACCCCAACATCTTCTGGATCGATCAGATGGTAGCCAAGTCCGAGGCCATCGCGTTCTACTCGCAGTGTGCCGTCTTCTGCTGCCCCTCGGTGTATGAGCCCTTCGGCATCATCAACCTGGAGGCCATGGCCTGCCAGGCACCCGTGGTTGCCTCGGCCACCGGAGGCATCCTGGAGGTCGTCGTCGAGGGTGAAACCGGCTACCTCGTCCCCTTCGAGCCCGACCCCGTCACCACCTTCCCGGTCGACCCGGAGCAGTTCTCCCGCGATCTGGCCGCGAAGATCACCGCGCTCCTCGAAGACCCCGCCAAGGCCCGAGCCTTCGGTGAGGCCGGCCGCCGCCGCGTGGAGAATACCTTCGCCTGGTCGGCTATCGCCAGCCAGACGGCTGCCCTCTATCACTCACTCGTCGATCCGCAGTAATCTACAGCGGTAAGCTGGTACCAGATACAAATTCCTCCACGCAGAGCAGTCCCGGAGAGGGAATGGGAAGACTGTCACGGATCCTCGTCGTATGCGCAGCCGCGTTCTTCGCGCGCTCTGCCCACGCCTCGGAAGCGACCCTAATCGCTGACACCCATGTCAGCAGCGCACAGCCCACGGTCAACGCCGGCGGCCTCTCGAACCTGACCGTTGGCGGCGGCTACACCACGCTGCTCCAGTTCGACCTCGGCCTGCTGCCCGCCGGAACCACCTCCGCTCAGGTCTCCCGCGCTATCCTCCGCCTCTACGTCAACCGCCTCGATACCGCCGGCCTCGTCAGCCTGCAGCCCGTGACCAGCGCCTGGCAGGAGTCCTCTGTCAC
This window harbors:
- a CDS encoding NAD(P)/FAD-dependent oxidoreductase — its product is MANAGQGLVRKRVVVLGGGFGGINAAMGLAHMPIDVTLVDRKNHHTFQPLLYQVALAVLSPADIAQPIRSILREHKNIDVLMDEAVGFDVADRRVKLKSGSELEYDYLIVATGSTHSYFGNDEWAKLAPGLKTVEDATEIRRRVLLAFELAERQMLETGKHPGLNFVVVGGGPTGVELAGAISDISKLYMKKDFRHINPSTAKVMIVEGSPKLLAAYPPDLQAAAQRQLAELGVEVRLGVHVTDIQPGYVIANGEKIDSVCTLWAAGVQASPLGKLLGFETDRKGCVLVDKYLNPPGHPEIYICGDLAHVEQDGKQVPGVAQPAMQMGAYAAKRIGKMLAEERGSDGPRKDPGFRYFDKGDMATIGRKAAVAKIEWPFKAHWSGFPAWMTWLVVHVFFLIGFRNRLSVFRQWAWTYVTFSDGARLITGSQELPGWEVQEGVAEMLPVSAKPLDLGSPKSN
- the pgm gene encoding phosphoglucomutase (alpha-D-glucose-1,6-bisphosphate-dependent) → MVKNTPGEHPLPETLVNVSRLITAYYTLKPDVSIPAQKVAFGTSGHRGSAFATSFNEDHIAAITQAICEFRKDDGTTGPLFLAQDTHALSEPAFATALEVLAANGVETMVDTDLAYTPTPALSHAILTYNRGRKINLADGIVITPSHNPPEDGGFKYNPPSGGPADTTATKWIENRANELIAGGLAGVKRVPYSKALGAGTTHRHDYITTYVEDLKSVIDFDVLAGSTLKLAVDPLGGAGVYYWPRIVERYGLGLEVLNKNVDATFRFMTCDWDGRVRMDCSSPFAMASMIANKDKYDVAFAADTDHDRHGIVTKSAGLLNPNHYLAVSIQYLFTNRPQWSAQVGIGKTLVSSSMIDRVAKGLGRPMLEVPVGFKWFVEGLIDGTLGFVGEESAGATFLRRNGAVWTTDKDGLIPGLLAAEMTARTGKDPGVLYQELTAKYGEPVYQRIDAVATKEQKAKLSKLSPAQVTAKELAGEPITSILTEAPGNHAPIGGLKVTTENGWFAARPSGTEDVYKIYAESFLGADHLKKIQGEAQALVGAAIA
- a CDS encoding GGDEF/EAL domain-containing response regulator, whose protein sequence is MTIKPSILVIDDDFDICEFVSATAEAVGLNCLATTQIPEFLQALTPETALILLDLVMPETDGVELLRLLGEQQCKTGIVLISGVGRRIMETAEEMANELGLRVVGHLEKPFRMTELEAMLKKQTLPDGAAKIHTHTRASAQAKIAMTDVELQNAILNQEFILYYQPQIDIKSGAVKGVEGLVRWQHPKHGIVFPDDFIPRMEQIGLIDPLGWIVLMRGLTDLKQLMEKGGSNLRLSLNVSVSSLHDLRFPDKMAALIRESGVKSNQVILEITESGLIKELARTLDVLTRLRLKGVQLSIDDFGTGYSMMQQLNHIPATELKIDKSFVQNMSETDRDRVMVAKTIEIGHELGMKVVAEGVETATQLEFLRLNGCDIAQGYYVSKPLPLPEFLDWVEKYRAGRESE
- a CDS encoding MHYT domain-containing protein, encoding MTTPFIGTYDYRLVALSVLIAMLAAYAALDLGGRVRIVSGRTRVVWLLGGATAMGTGIWAMHYVGMQAFTLPMPMLYNWPTVLLSQLAAILASCVALFVVSRETMGTFRTAAGSVAMGLGIVSMHYIGMRAMRLPARIVYAPGLVLLSMVVAIAISYVALRLAFALKKADPEWGWRKVGGAVAMGLAIPGMHYIGMAAATFVPGTLSSNGLRYSISDSTLGVTGIVTVTVAILLSVFASSAVDRHLQGQARLVAESRSQLQNVFDNMAEAVLMVDRSGRLIEYNPATVTMFGLVEQTGLLKSDMTTLMANSVAYSPTGGKLTVEERPMSLAFRGIYVKNKEIVYRRKDTGALLYAESTVVPVPGDDGKPIRYIVTVRDVGERRAKDEALKWLAAIVESSEDAIVGKDNKGIVTSWNRGAEKIFGYTAAEIIGQSILRLLPDDRKEEENEILRRLHLGETVDHFATVRVRKNGESIHVSLTISPIRDADGKLIGASKIARDTTEQIRLERQLHQSQKMEALGNLTGGVAHDFNNLLGVIFGNLDLLERLVAQDEAALKRVHIAQKAANRGADLTRRLLAFSSNMGLKPMALILDHSIRNALELTTRVIGPHIRITSHFGDDHAQVFVDASALESALINVIVNARDAMPNGGTITVSTEISDLEESYLPVQTGEMKAGRYARISVTDTGTGMSRETLLHAFEPYYTTKPRGKGTGLGLAMVYGFARQTGGAVKLYSEAGYGTTVTLYLPLAENRHAVTPHRVEQKHPVNLAGRVLVVDDELDLLEIAAIYLRDMGYTTYQAEDGPGALAVIEQAGEMDLLVTDIIMPGGMNGVELAQQVKQRMPAVKVVYCSGFQADALEEQNMPLIDGPLLQKPYHRAEFEGMIRRVMDKTVGQEVV
- the glgA gene encoding glycogen synthase; this encodes MRVGLMTKEYPPNVYGGAGVHVEYLSRELAKIIEVEVHAWGKQDISTKALRVIGEEPWDALQTDGKFKAALESLSLNLLQMTSLGKIDIIHTHTWYVSMAGFWAKKLFNIPFVLTTHSLEPLRAWKAEQLGSGYAMSSWMERTAILDADAIIAVSHGTKADILKAYPEVDEARIHVIYNGIDLDEYQRVSAPEILTRHGIDPTKPYVLFVGRITRQKGVTHLVDAIQYLPEGTQVVLCAGAPDTPEIAAEMRAKVEEARKQNPNIFWIDQMVAKSEAIAFYSQCAVFCCPSVYEPFGIINLEAMACQAPVVASATGGILEVVVEGETGYLVPFEPDPVTTFPVDPEQFSRDLAAKITALLEDPAKARAFGEAGRRRVENTFAWSAIASQTAALYHSLVDPQ